A stretch of Oncorhynchus mykiss isolate Arlee chromosome 12, USDA_OmykA_1.1, whole genome shotgun sequence DNA encodes these proteins:
- the LOC118937881 gene encoding uncharacterized protein LOC118937881: MSSSAMLDTTSTQMQAPYMWPQQPKGSWVHSHAQVYYPQTWTGRTQGYLSHSATQAQRVSAQYMHSALYWLPQHQLHQDQRATQWRPESNRMAYQARVPWSYRQHLTGGPMDARMYPIFSTEPQQAPTGLLPQAGDSSTHLAPHHQLGGHFQAGSNHPLFEFQSYSLRAARVSQASLTQVTGPSLSLQGLGDSSLPAVTSLEEAMKIFHCESEEEPSQQAEVGLSVLVPQGVLSSPAQEDSGRGQCPSTLDHSLDQEDLEACMQRLLKSQGSEGSVGITAAGESGMEFFYEVDSLGSLCDLQLFGQCVSSSNTEEGSANNMDN; this comes from the coding sequence ATGAGCTCCTCAGCCATGCTGGACACCACTTCCACGCAGATGCAGGCTCCATACATGTGGCCTCAGCAGCCCAAGGGGTCATGGGTCCACAGTCATGCCCAGGTGTACTACCCACAgacatggacagggaggaccCAGGGCTACCTATCCCATTCTGCCACCCAGGCCCAACGGGTGTCTGCCCAGTACATGCACAGTGCGCTCTACTGGCTGCCTCAACACCAGCTACACCAAGACCAGCGTGCCACACAGTGGAGGCCTGAGTCAAACAGGATGGCCTACCAGGCTAGAGTCCCCTGGTCCTACAGGCAACACCTCACAGGAGGGCCCATGGATGCTAGGATGTACCCTATCTTCTCCACAGAGCCACAACAAGCCCCCACTGGCCTCCTCCCTCAGGCCGGAGACAGCAGCACTCACCTGGCCCCTCACCATCAGCTTGGAGGTCACTTCCAGGCAGGCTCCAACCACCCTCTGTTCGAGTTCCAGAGCTATAGCCTCAGGGCTGCAAGAGTCTCCCAGGCCTCTCTGACCCAGGTCACCGGCCCCAGCCTGTCCCTGCAGGGGTTAGGAGATAGTTCCCTGCCTGCAGTCACCTCTCTGGAGGAGGCTATGAAGATTTTCCACTGTGAGTCTGAGGAGGAACCCAGCCAGCAGGCTGAGGTTGGGCTGAGTGTTCTGGTGCCACAGGGAGTGTTGTCCAGCCCCGCCCAAGAGGATTCAGGCAGGGGTCAGTGTCCCTCCACCCTGGATCACTCCCTGGACCAGGAGGACCTAGAGGCCTGTATGCAGCGCCTGCTGAAGTCGCAGGGATCAGAGGGGTCTGTGGGCATAACCGCAGCAGGGGAGTCTGGCATGGAGTTCTTCTATGAGGTAGACAGCCTGGGCAGCCTGTGTGACCTCCAGTTGTTTGGACAGTGTGTGTCTAGCAGCAACACAGAGGAGGGCAGTGCCAACAACATGGATAACTGA